In Synergistaceae bacterium, the following proteins share a genomic window:
- a CDS encoding EAL domain-containing protein produces VIAEGVEEEAQVEYLAAFDCDAIQGYFYSKPLEFEDALAIVDKKFPVDFTKSDL; encoded by the coding sequence GTCATAGCTGAGGGAGTGGAAGAAGAAGCTCAAGTGGAATACCTTGCCGCCTTTGACTGTGATGCCATTCAAGGCTATTTCTATAGTAAGCCTTTGGAATTTGAAGATGCCTTAGCAATAGTAGATAAGAAGTTTCCTGTTGACTTCACTAAGTCCGATTTGTAG